One window from the genome of Verrucomicrobiia bacterium encodes:
- a CDS encoding VPDSG-CTERM sorting domain-containing protein, which produces MNKKLLLLALVGTISSASADSYNQNVTAIFGSGNPNTGWTTDTGSGLTLALRGKNRHPATSTANVNGVYSFATGTIPPANNRAVWNWEFSASSGTAPLTAYDYYIGIDIDASQGVNYQYVNALTFWTDNEFGTAATANGAGLTPAQGALAPSNYTVFQNSQNIVFGPANGNPLIDGTYEYELFAVQAGAGLGGARLAEVDITVVVGAGGARVPDAGSTAMLLGTGLLGLAGLRRKL; this is translated from the coding sequence ATGAACAAGAAACTACTTCTTCTCGCACTCGTCGGAACAATTTCGTCGGCGTCCGCCGATTCTTACAACCAGAATGTTACCGCAATCTTCGGAAGCGGAAATCCCAACACTGGCTGGACGACTGACACTGGCAGTGGCCTGACGCTCGCTCTCCGTGGCAAGAACCGCCATCCGGCAACGTCGACTGCCAATGTGAACGGCGTTTATTCGTTTGCGACAGGCACAATTCCGCCGGCCAACAATCGTGCGGTTTGGAATTGGGAATTTTCTGCCAGTTCCGGAACTGCTCCCCTTACCGCATATGACTACTACATTGGCATCGACATTGATGCGAGCCAGGGCGTGAACTATCAATACGTGAATGCGCTGACATTCTGGACTGATAACGAATTTGGAACCGCTGCAACGGCTAACGGAGCCGGTTTGACGCCTGCCCAAGGTGCTTTGGCTCCAAGCAATTACACCGTGTTCCAGAACTCCCAAAACATCGTCTTTGGGCCCGCCAACGGGAACCCGCTGATTGATGGAACCTACGAATACGAACTCTTCGCTGTCCAGGCAGGCGCCGGACTTGGCGGAGCACGTTTGGCTGAAGTTGACATTACTGTCGTGGTCGGTGCTGGTGGCGCGCGAGTTCCTGACGCTGGATCGACAGCGATGCTTTTGGGAACCGGCCTGCTCGGTCTCGCTGGCCTCCGCCGCAAGCTGTAA
- a CDS encoding DUF6036 family nucleotidyltransferase: MRSETTKPKLEQFMAALSAEVQSPGRIYFTGGATALLHGWRSSTIDIDLKSDPEPLRFFEAIAYLKNKLDVNVELASPDDFIPALPKWRDRSLFIARHRDVEFYHYDPYGQALAKLQRGHDRDLADVANFIKHALVEKRRLLELFREIESSLIRYPGIDADMYRTRVRRFCESNP, translated from the coding sequence ATGCGCTCTGAAACGACCAAGCCAAAGCTGGAACAGTTTATGGCCGCCCTCTCAGCGGAAGTCCAGAGCCCTGGACGGATCTACTTTACTGGCGGCGCCACCGCGCTGCTGCACGGGTGGAGGTCGTCAACGATCGACATTGACCTCAAGTCCGATCCGGAACCGTTACGGTTCTTCGAGGCCATCGCTTATCTCAAAAACAAACTCGACGTTAACGTTGAACTGGCCAGCCCGGATGACTTCATTCCGGCCCTGCCCAAATGGCGCGACCGAAGTCTCTTCATCGCCCGACATCGCGACGTCGAGTTCTACCACTACGATCCCTACGGACAAGCTCTCGCCAAACTGCAACGCGGCCATGACAGAGACCTCGCAGATGTGGCCAACTTCATCAAACACGCTCTGGTGGAAAAGCGACGGTTGCTGGAGTTGTTCCGGGAAATCGAATCGTCATTGATTCGTTATCCTGGCATCGACGCCGATATGTATCGGACTCGAGTGCGCCGCTTTTGCGAATCCAATCCTTAG
- a CDS encoding VPDSG-CTERM sorting domain-containing protein, with protein MKKALLIAATAALVSLSAHAAQIDGTVDFAGPVRTVNAANATVPVSVATGLDFNAGVSGFAVTGSGTLGALIPSFSTVLFTDFQFSPVLSPSPVSPLWVANGITFTLSSVSITSQTGTGLTLFGTGTISAPGYDLTSGTWTIGVTSPDSVTFSFQSGTAAGVPDGGTTVMLLGAALSGLGLIRRKMAA; from the coding sequence ATGAAAAAAGCACTTTTAATTGCAGCAACCGCAGCGTTGGTCAGCTTGAGCGCCCATGCGGCACAAATCGACGGAACCGTTGATTTCGCCGGACCTGTGCGAACCGTTAATGCAGCGAATGCTACCGTTCCCGTGAGCGTCGCGACCGGCTTGGACTTCAATGCTGGCGTCAGCGGGTTTGCAGTGACTGGTTCAGGCACTCTCGGAGCCCTGATTCCGTCGTTCTCAACGGTCCTGTTCACCGACTTCCAGTTTAGCCCTGTCCTGTCGCCGAGTCCCGTGAGCCCACTGTGGGTTGCTAACGGCATCACATTCACGCTGAGCTCCGTCTCCATTACTTCTCAAACCGGAACCGGCTTGACGTTGTTTGGAACCGGCACAATCTCCGCTCCTGGATACGATCTTACGAGCGGAACATGGACCATCGGCGTTACGAGCCCTGACTCTGTTACCTTCTCGTTTCAATCTGGAACAGCCGCTGGCGTTCCGGATGGTGGAACGACGGTGATGCTGCTCGGTGCTGCGCTGTCAGGCCTCGGCCTGATCCGTCGCAAAATGGCGGCCTAA
- a CDS encoding tetratricopeptide repeat protein, producing MHRFLLLPLIVGLMGVSTGCSKAARGDRHLQRADQYFGAGKYSEAEIEYINALRLDGKNTHAIKQLALIYHSSGRIARAYPLLTRAAETHPADPEIQLKAAEVQLAVGNANAAFDGSLNLLRSNPTNAGAAIVMAEAVRTTNHLAAATEALEQARKTAGDTAPLLTALAVIQARAGNTQSVSHTLTRAAAADPRFGPAQMALGSWHLAHQDVTNALSAFKRASESAPPRANFPVRYADLLAKAGQVEQGRQILTSITEATPDYLPAWVALGELELSQNQLTNCARAVSRARTVAPEDFNAALLDGRLKLAQQEPEMAIAAFDKMAVDFPKAPKVHFYLAAAYLLKGNDVAAAKALAQSLVLDPENEEALLLQAQLDIRRENPTVAITSLTRLLERKPGLVEAHLLLINAYMRNGEPEQALRRGEQLRRLFPDNAQVPMLIGSIYLSQKKSADARREFERAVQLAPEALQPFEQLVNLDLSDNAPSRALTRIQEKMQRWPKSPVLPVLLARVHWALNETNKVEAALQQAIAIQPEYSAPYLLLAKLYVDSGESAKALKQLQNSIEQNPNDAAALFQMGVIQSDTGDYQAAVATYERVLEINPKFSPALNNIAHLYSSKLPQLDKAIAAARRARDLAPADPFVADTLGWVLFLRGDFSGALSFLQQSADALVQDPEIQYHLGLTYYMLNQPTQAKTVLQRALALDKDFAGRQDAQERLAALNLDTSKSDASTIAAFEERVRQQPSDLVTLIKLGELYQHAGATTKAVALYEDALQKNPRNPSLMKPLALLYAANPDSRDKAVNLLKETYKVSPGDAQVAAALGREVFRSGDHPWALSLLQQASQRLPRDSQVLYDLAWAQLSVGRVANAETTMRQALEANPGFSGADEAKLFAELTASLNGKGGVTQSLPRVNEVLKDQPDHLAAMALKGMAQRERGESVPAIQTFEQILKQYPGFLPATKELAQLYTAENPGSAKANEFAAKARTAFPSDPEAAKTLGIVSYARKDYSRAASLLKESSLKRPQDGEVFFYLGMAQHSLKQRTECQDSLRKALALNLSPNLAEEAKRTLETSVAEKK from the coding sequence ATGCATCGGTTCCTGCTGTTGCCGCTCATCGTCGGGCTCATGGGAGTTTCCACCGGGTGCTCCAAGGCCGCGCGTGGAGACCGGCATCTGCAAAGGGCGGATCAGTACTTCGGCGCAGGCAAATATAGCGAGGCGGAGATTGAGTATATCAATGCATTGCGCCTGGACGGGAAAAACACGCATGCCATCAAGCAACTCGCCTTGATCTATCATTCGAGCGGCCGCATTGCACGCGCCTACCCCCTTCTCACACGTGCAGCCGAAACCCACCCGGCCGACCCGGAAATTCAGTTGAAGGCAGCGGAGGTACAACTCGCCGTCGGCAACGCTAATGCTGCTTTCGACGGATCGTTAAATCTTCTTCGTTCGAATCCCACCAACGCCGGAGCCGCTATTGTGATGGCCGAGGCGGTCCGAACCACAAATCACCTGGCAGCAGCCACGGAGGCACTGGAACAAGCGCGAAAAACCGCTGGTGATACCGCGCCACTCCTGACGGCTCTCGCGGTTATTCAGGCCCGGGCGGGAAACACACAATCCGTTTCTCATACGTTGACCCGCGCGGCGGCGGCGGATCCCAGATTCGGACCTGCGCAAATGGCCCTGGGATCCTGGCATCTCGCCCATCAGGATGTCACCAACGCACTCAGCGCGTTCAAACGGGCTTCGGAATCAGCTCCGCCGCGTGCCAACTTCCCCGTGCGCTATGCCGATCTTCTCGCCAAGGCGGGGCAGGTGGAGCAGGGACGACAAATTCTCACATCGATCACTGAAGCGACTCCTGACTATCTGCCCGCCTGGGTCGCATTGGGCGAACTGGAACTCTCCCAGAATCAACTCACAAACTGTGCGCGTGCCGTGTCCCGCGCGCGCACGGTCGCTCCGGAGGATTTTAACGCGGCGCTGCTGGACGGGCGATTGAAGCTCGCACAGCAGGAACCCGAGATGGCGATCGCCGCATTCGATAAAATGGCGGTAGACTTTCCCAAGGCGCCGAAGGTGCACTTTTACCTTGCGGCCGCCTATCTTCTCAAAGGAAACGATGTTGCCGCAGCGAAAGCTTTGGCGCAGTCCCTGGTGCTTGACCCAGAAAACGAAGAGGCACTCTTGCTGCAGGCACAGCTGGACATTCGGCGCGAGAATCCCACGGTGGCCATTACATCGCTGACGCGGTTGCTGGAACGGAAGCCCGGGCTTGTCGAGGCTCACTTGCTGTTGATCAACGCCTACATGCGCAATGGAGAACCCGAACAGGCGCTGCGACGCGGCGAGCAACTGCGACGGCTGTTCCCGGACAATGCCCAGGTCCCGATGCTGATCGGGAGCATTTACCTCAGCCAGAAAAAATCTGCCGACGCCCGCCGCGAATTCGAGCGTGCAGTTCAACTGGCTCCGGAAGCCCTTCAACCCTTCGAACAATTGGTCAACCTGGATCTTTCCGATAATGCACCCAGCCGGGCGCTCACGCGTATTCAAGAGAAGATGCAGCGGTGGCCAAAATCGCCGGTCCTCCCCGTGTTATTAGCACGCGTTCACTGGGCGCTCAATGAAACCAACAAAGTTGAAGCCGCCTTGCAACAGGCGATTGCCATTCAGCCCGAATATTCCGCGCCCTACCTGCTGCTGGCGAAACTCTACGTCGATTCCGGGGAATCGGCCAAGGCACTGAAACAACTGCAGAATAGCATTGAGCAAAATCCGAACGACGCCGCTGCTTTGTTTCAAATGGGCGTGATTCAGTCGGATACCGGTGATTACCAGGCAGCGGTGGCCACCTACGAGCGCGTGCTCGAAATCAACCCCAAGTTCAGCCCCGCTTTGAACAATATCGCGCATTTGTATTCTTCGAAACTGCCACAGTTGGACAAAGCCATTGCCGCAGCCCGCCGTGCGCGCGACCTCGCTCCGGCAGATCCTTTCGTCGCCGATACGCTCGGGTGGGTTTTGTTCCTGCGAGGTGACTTCTCGGGTGCACTTTCATTTCTGCAGCAGAGCGCCGACGCCCTCGTTCAGGATCCGGAAATCCAGTACCACCTTGGTTTGACCTATTACATGCTGAACCAACCGACCCAAGCGAAAACGGTACTTCAACGGGCCCTGGCCCTCGACAAGGACTTTGCTGGGAGGCAAGACGCACAAGAGCGACTTGCGGCATTGAACCTCGACACGAGCAAATCCGATGCGAGCACCATAGCAGCCTTTGAGGAACGAGTTCGCCAACAACCGTCAGATCTGGTCACGCTGATCAAGCTGGGCGAGTTGTATCAACACGCTGGAGCGACCACGAAAGCAGTGGCTCTTTATGAGGACGCCTTGCAGAAAAATCCGCGGAACCCGTCCCTCATGAAGCCGCTCGCGTTGCTGTATGCCGCGAATCCAGACTCCCGTGACAAGGCGGTGAACCTCCTGAAGGAGACCTACAAAGTGTCGCCGGGCGATGCACAAGTGGCGGCCGCGTTGGGACGCGAAGTCTTTCGTTCCGGCGACCATCCGTGGGCCTTGAGCCTGTTGCAACAGGCATCGCAGCGACTCCCGCGTGACTCGCAGGTCCTGTATGACCTCGCATGGGCACAACTCAGCGTCGGCCGCGTTGCGAATGCAGAGACCACCATGCGCCAGGCGCTCGAGGCCAATCCGGGATTCAGCGGCGCGGACGAAGCGAAGCTATTTGCTGAACTCACCGCGTCATTGAACGGAAAAGGCGGCGTGACGCAGTCCTTGCCTCGGGTTAACGAAGTTTTGAAAGATCAGCCCGATCACCTTGCAGCGATGGCGTTGAAGGGAATGGCGCAACGGGAACGCGGGGAATCTGTTCCGGCAATTCAAACCTTCGAGCAGATCCTGAAGCAATATCCTGGATTCCTGCCGGCGACGAAAGAATTGGCGCAACTCTATACGGCCGAGAATCCTGGCTCTGCAAAGGCCAATGAATTTGCTGCGAAGGCACGGACCGCATTTCCGAGCGATCCTGAAGCCGCGAAGACCCTGGGTATCGTGAGCTACGCGCGGAAGGATTATTCCCGGGCCGCCTCTTTGCTGAAGGAATCGTCGCTAAAACGCCCCCAGGACGGTGAAGTCTTCTTTTACTTGGGAATGGCGCAACACAGCCTGAAGCAGCGCACCGAGTGTCAGGATTCATTGCGCAAGGCATTAGCGCTGAACTTGTCTCCGAACCTCGCTGAAGAGGCAAAGCGGACTTTGGAAACATCCGTCGCCGAAAAAAAGTAG
- a CDS encoding exosortase/archaeosortase family protein, which yields MRPFMANLTRRSGNDATPRAVPLPVSTWGSDPWKLLAGIICVLVVAYILPLYELARFSFGKDLFSHVLLVPAITVYLIRTSRDCWPALHSGDRMFLIPCVAAVTVLIAYFVRLKTGWNAPTQDRIAWLTLSFVCLVWSACLYSLGRGFCQKMMFPLVFMIFMVPFPQAVEHWLEAALQHGSADVSHWFIQLSGTPILRDGTLFTLPNISLQVAPECSGIRSSLVLFMTGLLAGYFFLRRTSSKLFFGALVLGLGIVRNAFRIFVLAMLCVHVDPNFIHSALHRRGGPVFFALSLIPFFLILWLLRRWERRGLRPNAETLKS from the coding sequence ATGCGTCCATTTATGGCCAATTTAACGCGACGTTCTGGAAACGACGCCACCCCTCGCGCAGTTCCACTGCCAGTCTCAACTTGGGGTTCCGACCCTTGGAAACTCCTGGCAGGTATAATCTGTGTTCTCGTCGTTGCGTATATTCTGCCTCTTTATGAGCTGGCTAGGTTCTCGTTCGGAAAAGACCTCTTTTCCCACGTGCTTCTGGTGCCTGCGATCACGGTGTATCTGATTCGCACCAGCCGGGATTGTTGGCCCGCGCTGCATAGCGGCGATCGGATGTTTTTGATTCCATGCGTGGCCGCGGTCACTGTGCTCATCGCTTATTTTGTCCGGCTGAAAACCGGTTGGAACGCACCGACGCAGGATCGAATTGCGTGGCTGACGTTGAGCTTCGTTTGCCTGGTTTGGAGTGCATGCTTATACAGCCTGGGGCGGGGATTCTGCCAAAAAATGATGTTCCCGCTTGTGTTCATGATTTTCATGGTTCCCTTTCCTCAGGCGGTGGAACATTGGTTGGAAGCAGCACTCCAGCACGGTTCCGCGGACGTGTCACACTGGTTCATTCAACTCTCCGGAACGCCCATCCTGCGCGATGGAACTCTGTTCACGCTTCCGAACATTAGCCTTCAGGTGGCGCCCGAATGCAGTGGCATCCGATCGAGCCTGGTGCTGTTCATGACAGGTTTGCTTGCCGGATATTTCTTCCTCCGGCGGACGTCGAGCAAGTTGTTCTTCGGAGCCCTGGTCCTCGGGTTGGGCATTGTCAGGAACGCATTCCGCATCTTTGTACTGGCGATGCTCTGCGTGCATGTAGATCCCAACTTCATACACTCGGCGCTGCACAGGCGAGGCGGACCCGTTTTCTTCGCGCTGTCGCTCATTCCGTTCTTTCTGATCCTCTGGCTCCTCCGGCGCTGGGAGAGGCGCGGGCTCAGGCCAAACGCTGAAACGCTAAAAAGCTGA
- a CDS encoding outer membrane beta-barrel protein — protein sequence MAPPPVVNAPISVNFDPAPEEDREPGADPDDAMESSASTPRNFNPLVWGPFTLHPSVSYTFTHSTGMPIRGGRQEDSIVQSVTPSISINIGRRWVASYTPSLVFYSNEELDDRLQHTASLSGNAQFDIWSFSLGQNFSMSSESRSETATQTDQKHISTSLSAARAIGRDWSLQLQVSQSIADQSGYEDAQGGSRSWSTMNWLNYHLAPRISLAGGVGAGYVDVSSGTDMTHEQLQGRITFGLSQKLSASLNAGVEIRQFLDTDKGSLINPLFGLSVSYAATERTTLGLAASRNISTSFFRNQVTENTSVTATFTQQIFNRLALNMSASYTTTDYEATTSAVSTSRKDENLAYRASLSTAVYRRGSFSVFYARSENLSNSSGFDYASNQTGFSFSFGY from the coding sequence GTGGCTCCGCCACCCGTGGTCAACGCGCCAATTTCAGTCAACTTCGACCCCGCACCCGAAGAAGACCGCGAACCGGGCGCTGACCCTGACGACGCGATGGAATCTTCGGCGAGTACACCGCGCAATTTTAATCCGCTGGTCTGGGGCCCGTTCACCTTGCACCCGTCTGTTTCCTACACTTTCACGCACAGCACGGGAATGCCGATCCGCGGAGGGCGACAAGAGGATTCCATTGTTCAGTCTGTCACCCCGAGCATCAGCATCAACATCGGAAGACGATGGGTTGCAAGCTATACCCCTTCATTGGTCTTTTACTCGAACGAGGAACTGGATGATCGGCTGCAACATACAGCGTCATTGTCCGGCAATGCTCAATTTGACATCTGGAGTTTTTCTTTGGGCCAGAACTTTTCCATGAGTTCCGAGTCTCGCAGTGAAACAGCCACACAGACCGATCAAAAACATATCTCCACTTCGCTCTCAGCGGCGCGTGCCATAGGTCGCGACTGGTCGCTGCAGCTTCAGGTTTCTCAAAGCATCGCCGATCAAAGCGGCTACGAGGATGCGCAGGGAGGGAGCCGCTCCTGGTCGACGATGAATTGGTTGAATTACCATCTCGCTCCTCGAATTTCGCTGGCCGGAGGCGTGGGCGCCGGGTACGTCGACGTAAGTTCCGGCACTGACATGACTCATGAACAACTGCAAGGAAGAATCACTTTTGGACTTTCGCAGAAACTATCCGCTTCGCTGAACGCCGGAGTTGAAATCCGGCAGTTCCTCGATACCGACAAAGGAAGTCTGATCAACCCCTTGTTTGGTTTGTCGGTGTCGTATGCTGCGACAGAACGAACGACATTGGGCCTGGCGGCAAGTCGGAATATCAGCACTTCGTTTTTTCGGAATCAAGTGACAGAAAACACGTCGGTCACGGCGACGTTTACGCAACAAATCTTCAATCGCCTGGCTTTGAACATGAGCGCCAGCTACACAACCACGGACTACGAGGCGACCACGTCGGCCGTGTCAACGTCGCGAAAAGACGAGAATCTCGCGTATCGTGCCTCGTTGAGCACCGCGGTCTATCGCCGGGGAAGTTTTTCAGTTTTCTACGCTCGCAGCGAAAACCTTTCCAACTCCTCGGGTTTCGATTACGCCAGCAACCAGACAGGGTTTTCGTTCTCCTTTGGTTACTGA
- a CDS encoding nucleotide sugar dehydrogenase: protein MNVGVVGLGFVGLPLSLQFARSGVSVLGFDIDRAKVDSLNRAESYIQHIATSHIDECIRANRFSATTDFHRVREVDAVIICVPTPLNKNREPDISYVLETGRTIAPHLRQGSLVVLESTTYPGTTDEDLRNVLEKTSKLKAGVDFHLAFSPEREDPGNFESKVADIPKVIGGYTPACLEKTRELYSKAIKTLVPVSSCRVAEATKLLENIFRGVNIALVNELKVVYTAMGIDIWDVINAAKTKPFGFMPFYPGPGLGGHCIPIDPFYLAWKAREYGQNTRFIELAGEINSAMPEYVVHRVAEALNEARKPVNGSRILVIGLAYKADVDDERESPSYVLMEMLKQRGATIDYYDPYVPVIRPTREHAHWTGTKSIGWDQKTIENYDLVLISTKHTNVNYQELSDWSTCIVDTRNAMAGITGKARVWKA from the coding sequence ATGAATGTTGGAGTCGTCGGACTGGGTTTTGTTGGCTTGCCCCTATCGTTGCAATTTGCGCGATCCGGGGTTTCCGTGCTTGGCTTCGATATCGACCGCGCCAAAGTCGATTCCCTGAACCGTGCGGAAAGCTACATCCAGCACATTGCCACGTCTCACATTGACGAGTGCATCCGGGCGAACCGTTTCTCTGCGACGACTGATTTCCACCGCGTCCGCGAAGTGGATGCTGTGATCATCTGCGTTCCGACCCCGCTGAACAAGAATCGCGAGCCCGACATTTCATATGTCCTTGAGACAGGACGGACGATCGCCCCGCATTTGAGGCAAGGCAGTCTAGTGGTGCTCGAATCCACAACCTACCCGGGCACTACCGACGAAGACCTTCGGAATGTCCTTGAGAAGACCTCGAAGCTTAAGGCTGGCGTGGATTTCCATCTGGCATTTTCTCCGGAACGCGAGGACCCCGGTAATTTCGAAAGCAAAGTGGCGGACATTCCCAAAGTGATCGGCGGCTACACACCCGCCTGTCTTGAAAAAACCAGGGAACTCTATTCCAAGGCGATCAAGACTCTCGTTCCGGTTTCTTCCTGCCGGGTGGCCGAAGCGACCAAGTTGCTGGAGAATATTTTTCGAGGGGTAAACATCGCGCTGGTGAATGAATTGAAGGTTGTCTACACCGCGATGGGCATCGATATCTGGGACGTCATCAACGCAGCGAAAACCAAGCCCTTCGGCTTCATGCCGTTTTATCCCGGTCCCGGTCTCGGCGGACATTGCATTCCAATCGATCCGTTCTACCTGGCCTGGAAAGCGCGCGAATACGGGCAAAACACACGTTTCATCGAGCTCGCGGGGGAGATCAATTCGGCGATGCCGGAATACGTTGTCCATCGTGTTGCCGAGGCGTTGAACGAAGCCAGGAAACCAGTTAACGGCAGCCGAATCCTGGTAATCGGGCTCGCCTACAAGGCCGATGTCGATGATGAACGCGAGTCGCCCAGTTATGTGCTCATGGAAATGCTCAAACAGCGCGGCGCTACGATCGACTATTACGATCCGTATGTTCCCGTCATCCGTCCAACGCGCGAGCATGCACATTGGACTGGAACCAAGTCCATTGGCTGGGATCAGAAAACGATTGAAAACTATGACCTCGTCCTGATCTCCACCAAGCACACCAACGTGAACTACCAGGAACTGTCGGACTGGTCGACGTGCATTGTCGATACACGCAACGCCATGGCGGGGATCACGGGCAAGGCGCGCGTCTGGAAGGCGTAA
- a CDS encoding polysaccharide pyruvyl transferase family protein: MRTKSDPFIAVMGTPISSRNCGVLALGASTMSLCARAFQSRNLVLLLGHKDNLPATFRVDGETQQVAVANCRLSPRARKEHLLWILVMALIYRFVPIQRLRKRLQDANPWIHIAVTARLVGDIRGGDSFSDIYGLQRFLWGFVMQWVVILVRGEIIQFPQTYGPYKSRVARVLARFLLLRSSVIIARDLESKRVAQGLVGNCKTVLLSPDVAFSLEPVVPENIQLDPPSPPSSVARSSPIVGVNVNGLMFNGGYNRQNMFGLKMNYPRFLKELLLALAKEQPGEIWLVPHTYAPKGNVESDNDACFQVRDALPEGVRNRVRIVTAEYDAHHIKGVIGLCDFFVGSRMHSCIAALSQGIPCVGVAYSMKFRGVFESVGMAEWVADARSLTTDEALARVLELYRSREGVRPKLALNSDQARQRLNTLFADLASGRLPSSELAEPQLRSASAASGG, encoded by the coding sequence GTGAGAACCAAATCGGACCCATTCATCGCGGTGATGGGCACTCCAATCAGCTCGCGCAACTGCGGGGTGCTGGCGCTCGGAGCGTCGACAATGAGTTTATGTGCCCGGGCATTCCAATCCCGCAATCTGGTGCTGCTGCTGGGCCATAAGGATAACCTGCCAGCGACTTTCCGGGTCGACGGCGAGACACAACAAGTAGCGGTCGCCAATTGCCGCCTGTCGCCAAGGGCACGAAAGGAGCACCTGCTGTGGATTCTCGTGATGGCGCTCATTTACCGGTTTGTTCCAATCCAACGATTACGAAAGCGTCTGCAGGACGCCAATCCATGGATCCACATTGCTGTGACCGCGAGATTGGTCGGTGACATTCGCGGTGGCGATAGCTTCAGTGATATCTACGGTTTGCAACGGTTCCTGTGGGGATTCGTCATGCAGTGGGTGGTCATCCTGGTCCGTGGGGAAATCATCCAATTTCCGCAAACCTACGGCCCGTACAAAAGTCGCGTCGCCCGCGTTCTCGCGCGGTTTCTTCTTCTTCGCTCTTCCGTGATCATTGCGCGGGACTTGGAAAGCAAACGCGTCGCGCAAGGGCTTGTCGGCAATTGCAAAACGGTTCTCCTCTCGCCTGATGTTGCGTTTTCTCTGGAACCCGTGGTGCCTGAGAACATTCAACTGGATCCCCCTTCTCCACCATCGTCCGTTGCGCGTTCAAGTCCCATTGTCGGCGTGAACGTGAACGGTTTGATGTTCAACGGTGGATACAACCGCCAAAACATGTTTGGCCTGAAGATGAACTATCCCCGGTTTCTCAAGGAACTGTTGTTGGCTCTGGCTAAGGAACAGCCCGGGGAAATCTGGCTGGTGCCGCACACGTATGCACCCAAAGGAAACGTGGAGAGCGACAACGATGCGTGCTTCCAGGTGCGCGATGCCCTGCCGGAAGGGGTCAGAAACCGCGTGCGGATCGTCACTGCGGAATACGACGCGCATCATATCAAGGGCGTCATCGGTTTGTGTGATTTCTTCGTCGGCTCGCGAATGCATTCGTGCATCGCCGCACTCTCGCAGGGGATCCCTTGCGTGGGCGTTGCGTACAGCATGAAGTTCCGCGGCGTTTTCGAAAGCGTTGGGATGGCTGAATGGGTGGCGGATGCGCGGAGCCTGACCACGGACGAGGCATTGGCGCGCGTGCTGGAACTTTATCGCTCGCGCGAGGGTGTTCGCCCAAAACTTGCGCTCAATTCCGATCAAGCGCGCCAGCGTCTGAACACCTTGTTTGCGGATCTTGCAAGTGGTCGCCTGCCGAGTTCGGAATTAGCGGAGCCTCAACTCCGTTCTGCATCGGCCGCTTCCGGGGGCTGA